From the Flavobacteriales bacterium genome, the window GTAGTTTTCATGGCCCTAAGGATTTCGGTCGTGGGCGTCTTCAGCGGTGGGCAGGCGGATAACCTGATCAATAACCCGTTCATGGAGGCTACCGTTGGCGAACGCTACGGAACTACATTCTACACTTTGTGGCGTTACCTTCAGCTTCTCTTTGTTCCGGCAGGGTTGACCGCCGACTATTACCCATACCATATTCCGTTGATGGATTTTTCAGATTGGCGAGTTTGGCTGGGCATTGTTTCGAACGGTGCTCTATTTGTCTGGGGTTTGATAAAACTGCCCAAGAAGAACGTGGTCAGCTTTGGAATACTCTTCTATTTTGCCACACTCAGCATTGTGTCCAACGTGTTCTTCACTATTGGAGCATTCATGAACGAGAGGTTCGTTTTCATGTCTTCAGTAGGATGGGCACTTGCCGTGGCTGTTGGATTAGAGCATTTCCTCGATGAAAAAGACGGCCTCAAGGTGTCGGATCGGCTCAAATATGCCGTAATTGCCATTGCTGGAATCTTTGCCATTGTGAGCATTTCACGCAACCGCGACTGGAAGGATAATGAAACGCTTTATGCTGCCGATGTACAGACCTCGGTAAACAGTTGCAAGGTCAATTTGGTCTATGGTGTTCAGACCGTAAAGCGGGCGGTAAAACTTCCGGCCGGACAAAAGCGCGATGCCATGCTCAATGAGGGCATAAGCCATGTTGAAAGAGCATTGGAAATATATCCGAACTATATTGAAGCATTGAGTGAAATGGGAACCATTCGCTTCAATCAAGGCCGAATAGACGAGGCCGTCGACTACTACATTCGGTGTATGGATGTTAGAAATAACCAGGACAACAGGCGGATCATGATGTCGAACATCAATTTCGTTTTCAATAAGGTGAACGATCCAAATGGTCACCTCGATGCTGTAAATCGATTCCTCGAATACGATACGGTAAATGCCGAATCCCTTATGACGAAAGGGCGAATCCTGGAAAACGAGTTTGGGCGGCACGAAGAAGCTGCCCGAGCCTTCAGAGAAGCGGCGAGACGCGAACCCGAGAATCCAAATCCGTGGTATAGTTTGGGTGTGATCGCCTACAATAACAGAAACCCGGCCTTGCTCAGTGAATCGATCGACGAATTGGTTGCTCGAGAAGGGGAGTCGGAGCGTGTAAAGACTCTTAGAAAAGGACTCAATTAAGATTTATGGCTAAGAAAAAGGCAAAGAGCAAAGCGAAAAAATCGGCGGTAAATCAACCTTGGTGGCAACAGAGCCGAATGGTGTACCTCGTTCTCTGCATCGCGGGGTTGATCCTTTACGCGAACACTCTGGGTAACGATTACGCGTTGGACGACGCCATTGCGATTACTTCGAACCAGTTTACCAAGCAAGGGGTTGCCGGAATTCCCGACCTGTTCAAGTACGATACCTTCACCGGATTCTTCGGCACTGCGAAGGAACTGGTTGCCGGTGGCCGCTATCGACCGCTTTCATTGGTGACCTTTGCCATCGAATATGAGC encodes:
- a CDS encoding glycosyltransferase family 39 protein, with translation MAKKAKNKQVSRNKGVTARAMTLLLFAISGLVYVNTLGHGFALDDSIVITGNEYTKQGFEGIGDHLAKDSFTGFFGNERDLVAGGRYRPMSLIFFSAEYALFGENPAVGHFLNIIFYGLLTVLLYFWLFRLLKVEEHRLWTVPFIAALLFAVHPLHTEVVANIKGRDDIFALLGSLGAAWFALRYKDEQKPTLLLWSGLLFFFGIMSKENTITFLAVIPLSLFYFRKSTLKDYAITFAPAIVATVVFMALRISVVGVFSGGQADNLINNPFMEATVGERYGTTFYTLWRYLQLLFVPAGLTADYYPYHIPLMDFSDWRVWLGIVSNGALFVWGLIKLPKKNVVSFGILFYFATLSIVSNVFFTIGAFMNERFVFMSSVGWALAVAVGLEHFLDEKDGLKVSDRLKYAVIAIAGIFAIVSISRNRDWKDNETLYAADVQTSVNSCKVNLVYGVQTVKRAVKLPAGQKRDAMLNEGISHVERALEIYPNYIEALSEMGTIRFNQGRIDEAVDYYIRCMDVRNNQDNRRIMMSNINFVFNKVNDPNGHLDAVNRFLEYDTVNAESLMTKGRILENEFGRHEEAARAFREAARREPENPNPWYSLGVIAYNNRNPALLSESIDELVAREGESERVKTLRKGLN